The following nucleotide sequence is from Dyella sp. BiH032.
CGGGCGCTGCCGACGACCACTCCACGTCGCCGCATGCTGGCCGTGGGTCTGATCGGCCCCGGTCGTGTCGGCAGCGCCCTGCTCACTCAGCTGCGTGCGGCGCAAGCCCGCCTCGCCGAGGCCGGCCTGGAACTGAAGCTGCGCGGTGTCGCCGCCAGCCGCCGCATGTGGCTGGACTGCGACGACCCGGACCTCAACTACCGCTGCGATCGCGCCCAGATCTGGCGCCCCACGGACCTGCGCCAGTTCGCGCGCCACGTGCTCGGCGACGATGGCCGGCACGCGATGCTGATCGACTGCAGCGCCAACGACGAAGTGGCCTCGCACTACCCGCACTGGCTCGCCGAAGGCGTGCACGTGGTGACGCCCAACAAGTTGGCCGGCAGCGGCCCGCTGGAGCGCTGGCAGGCGATCCGCGCGGCCTGCGGTACCGGCTCGCGCTTCCGCTACGAAGCCACGGTATGCGCCGGCCTGCCGGTGGTGCAGACGCTGCGCGATCTGCTGGACACCGGCGACGAGCTGCTCGCCGTCGACGGCATGTTCTCCGGCACCCTGGCCTGGCTGTGCAACCGCCACGACGGCAACCGGCCGTTTTCCGCGCTGGTGCGTGAGGCACACGCGCTCGGCTACACGGAACCCGATCCGCGCGACGACCTGTCCGGCCTGGATGTGGCGCGCAAGCTGGTGATCCTGGCCCGCGAAGCCGGCTGGGCACTGTCGCTGGACGACGTCGAAGTGCAGAGCCTCGTCCCCGCGCACCTTGCCGCGCTCGACGCCGAAACCTTCATGGACCACCTGGACGAACTCGACGCCCCGATGGCCGCGCAGCTGGCCTGCGCCCGCGCCGAAGGCGGTGTGCTGCGCCACGTGGCCAGCCTGGACCGCGACGGCCGCGCCAGCGTGAAGCTGGCCGTGCTGCCCGCATCCCACCCCTTCGCGCACACGCGGCTGACCGACAACGTGGTGCAATTCACCACGCGCCGTTACCACGATAATCCGCTCCTGGTGCAGGGACCGGGCGCCGGGCCGGAAGTGACGGCCGCGGGTGTGTTCGGCGACCTGCTGCGCATCGCCGAGTCGCTGGAGGCGCGCGCATGAACGCTCAACTGGCATTGGAACCGATGGCCCGCTCCCCCCGCCGCGCTCTTTCCGCCCACGCCCTGTCGCCGGCCAGTGTCGGCAACGTGGGCGTCGGCTTCGACATTCTCGGCCATAGCGTGGCCGGCGCCGGCGACCGCGCCGAGGTGCGACGCATCGACGAGCCGGTGGTGCGCATCGCCGCCATCAAGGGCTGCGTCGAGGACCTGCCGCTGGATGCGGCGAAGAACACCGCCGGCATGGCGCTGATGGCGCTGCGCAAGGCCCTGGGCCTGCGCCACGGCTTCGAGCTGGTGCTGCACAAAGGCATCGCGCTGGGTTCCGGCATGGGCGGCTCGGCCTCCTCCTGCGTGGCCGCGCTGGTGGCTGCCAATGCCTTGCTGGAACGCCCGCTGCTGGCCGAATCGCTCTACGGCTTTGCGCTGGAAGGCGAGGCCGTGGCCAGCGGCGGCCGCCACGGCGACAACGTGGGTCCCATGCTGCTCGGTGGCCTGGTGCTGGCCACGCGGGACCGCCTGGTGCGCGTGCCGGTGCCGGACGCCTGGCATTGCGCGCTGGTCCACCCGCACATGGTGCTGGAGACGCGCAAGGCGCGCGCCGCACTGGCCGGGGCCTACGAGCTGAAGGAATTCGTCGCGCAGAGCGCCAACCTCTCGCTGGTGCTCGCCGGCTGCTGGCGCGGCGACGCCGCCCTGGTCCGCGAGGGCCTGAGCGACGTGCTGGTGGAACCGCGCCGCGCGCCGCTGATCCCCGGTTTCGCGCGGGTGAAGCAGGCTGCGATGGATCATCGCGCCCTGGGTGCCAGCATTTCCGGCGCGGGACCCAGCGTGTTCGGCTGGTTCGAGCGGCGCGAGGAAGCCCAGGCGGCAGCGGCGGCCATGGCCGCCGCCTTCGCCGACGCAGGGATGGCCAGCGACGTGCTGGTGTCGCCCATCAACGGACCGGCCGCGGCACTGGTCCCGGCGGAGCAAGACGCATGAGCGAACCCCTGCTCTACCGCAGCACGCGCGGCCTCGCGCCCGGCGCCGGCATCGGCGAGGCGATCGCCGCGGGACTGGCGCCGGATGGCGGGCTCTACGTCCCCGAGGCGCTGCCCCGGCTCGACCCGGCCGATTTCGATCCCCGCGGCAGCCTGGCCGACACCGCGACGCGGTTGCTGCGGCCGTTCTTCGTCGGCCACGCGCTGGCCGCGGAGTTGCCGGCCATCTGCGCCGAAGCCTTCGCCTTCGACGCACCGCTGCGCCCGCTGGGACAGCACCCGGGTGTGGCAGTACTGGAGCTCTTCCACGGCCCCAGCGCCGCCTTCAAGGATTTCGGCGCGCGCTTTCTCGCCAGCTGCTTCCGGCGCCTGCGCAAGCCCGACGAACCGCCGCTGACCATCCTGGTCGCCACCTCCGGCGATACCGGCGCCGCGGTGGCCGCGGCATTCCACCGCCAGCCCGGGGTGGAAGTGGTGATTCTCTATCCGGACGGACTCGTTTCCCCGCGCCAGGCCCACCAGCTCGGCTGCTTCGGCGACAACGTACGCGCGCTGCGGGTGGCCGGCCGCTTCGACGACTGCCAGCGCATGGTCAAGGCCGCACTCAACGATGCCGGGCTGCAGGCGCGCCGGCCGCTGTCCTCCGCCAACAGCATCAGCCTGGGCCGCCTGCTGCCGCAGATGGCCTACTACGCGCACGCCTCGCTGCAGTGGCAGCGCGAGCATGGGCGGCCCCTCAACTTCGTGGTGCCCACCGGCAACCTGGGTAACGCGCTGGCCTGCGTATGGGTGCGCGAGATGGGACTGCCGGTCGGCGAGATCGAGCTGGCCTGCAATGCCAACCAGACGCTGCCCGACTACTTCGGCGGCGCCGCCTACGCCGCCCGCCCGGCCGTGGCGACGCTGGCCAATGCGATGGACGTGGGCGCACCCAGCAATTTCGAGCGCCTGCGCTGGACCTTTCCCTACGACGCGGACCTGCGCCAGCAGCTTTCCTCGCATAGCGTGGACGACGCGACCATCTGCGCCACGGTGCTCAGGCATGCGACGCGGGGCGAGGTGTTCTGCCCGCACACCGCCACGGCCATGCATCGGTTCGAGCAGCGCGACCGCCAGGCGGACTGGGCCGTGGTCGCCACCGCGCACCCGGCCAAATTCGAGAGCGTGATCGAGCCGTTGATCGGGCGCACCGTGCCGGTACCACCCGCGCTCGCGGCCATGCTCGACCGGCCGGCGCAAGCCGAACCGCTCGAAGCCACCGACGCGGCACTGAAGGCATGGCTGCTCGGCGAGGGCGCGGAAGTGTGCGGCCCCGAGCAGGCGCGCCGATTGGGATAAGTGGGTTTCGTCGCGCGATTCCGCATTGAACGCGGCGCCGCCATGCCTGCCGGCTTCGCCGCGGGAGTTCCTGGCCTGCTTGAGCGCGATCGACGGGTTTTGTGCTCCGCGGCAGTCGTCGCGGGACCCCATGGACGGGTGCTTCCGCGGTGTCGTAACGCCTCCGCCGGCGCCGTCGAAAGCCGCCGTACCAATCGCGGCAAGCTGCTGATCCGTGGTGGATTGCCTACCGATCCTCCGGCCTATTGTGTGCCGTTCCGCTGGATTTCCAGGGGTTTCCACGTACGCGCCGGTATGCCGTTTGCGTGCGGCCGCGAATGGCGAACGTCCGCATCCAGCCATCTGGACGTCTAAATGTGATCGAGCAAACTTTTTTCGATCATTACACAAGAAACTGTTGACAGACCCTTTGAGCGCCCTTAGGGTCGACTGCATGTCGCATCGCAACACCACCGCCAGCACCCCCGAGAAGAGCCGTCCACCGACGCCTCCCGGCCTGCTGCGCCTTCGCGGCAACCTCCTTCTTGCCCTTGTACTCGTACTCCTTATTACCAACGGAGGTGCGGGCTGAGGGCGTGTGTCCAGGTAAAGCAAAACTGACCTAGATACCCCAAAGAACCCCGCACCCGACAAGGATGCGGGGTTTTTTGTTGCCCTCGGCGAAGCGCCAGCAGCGGAGCCGACATGAACCACGAAACCCAGCAGAGCAACGACAGCAGCGAGGACGGCGTAGTAGCCGACGATCGCGTGCGCATCTTCGACACCACCCTGCGCGACGGCGAACAGGCGCCCGGCTTCGGTATGGACCGTCGCGCCAAGCTGCGCATGGCGCATGCGCTCGAAGCGCTTGGCGTCGACGTCATGGAAGCGGGTTTCCCGCAGGCCTCGCCGGATGATTTCGCCGCCGTCGCCGAGATCGCCAAGGCCGTCCGGCACGCCACGGTCTGCGCCCTGGCGCGCTGCCAGGCGGCCGACATCGATACCGCAGGCCGCGCGCTGGAAGCGGCGAACCATTCGCGCATCCACGTGTTCCTCTCCACCAGTCCGCTGCATCGCGAACACAAACTGGGCATGAGCAAGCAGCAGGTGATCGATACCGCCATCGCCGCCGTCGAGCGCGCGAAGGCGCTGTGCCACGAAGTCGAATTCTCCGCCGAGGACGCGATGCGCACCGAGCCGGACTACCTGGCCGAGGTGTTCAGTGCGGCCATCGCCGCCGGCGCCACCACGGTGAACGCACCGGACACCGTTGGCTACGTCACGCCGGCCGAGATCGCCGAACGCTTCGCCTACCTGCGCAAGCACGTGAAAGGCGCCGAGCGCGTGGTGTTTTCCTCCCACTGTCACGACGATTTGGGGATGGCGGTCGCCAACAGCCTCGCCGCGGTGAGCGCGGGCGCGCGCCAGGTCGAATGCACCATCAACGGCATCGGCGAGCGCGCCGGCAACGCCTCGCTGGAGGAAGTGGTGATGGCGCTGCGCGTGCGCGGTCCTTACTTCGGCGTGGATACGCGCATCGACGCGCGCCGCCTGTTCCACACCTCGCGCCTGCTGACCCAGCTCACCGGCCAGGCCGTGCCGCGCAACAAGGCCATCGTCGGCGACAACGCGTTCGCGCACGAGTCGGGTATCCATCAGCACGGCATGCTCAAGCACCGCGGCACCTACGAAATCATGCGTCCGCAGGACGTCGGCATGGGCGAGACCAAGCTGGTGCTGGGCAAGCATTCCGGCCGGCATGCCTTGCGTTCGCGCCTGCAGTCGCTGGGCCACAGCCCGGACGAGGCGGCGATGGAAGGGATCTTCGCGCGCTTCAAGACCCTCGCCGACAAGAAGCGCGAGATCCACGACGAGGACCTGGAGGCATTGGCGCTGGGCCACGATCCGGACGCCACCGGCCCCTGGCGCCTCGTGCAGCTGAACACCGCATCGCACCTCGGCGGCAGCGCCTCCGCCTCGGTACGGCTGGCCCACGAGGACGGCCGTGACATCGGCGAGGCCGCCATCGGCGACGGCCCTGTCGACGCCGTGCTGCGCGCGATAGAGCGCGCCACCGGCACCGACCTGGAGCTGACCCAATTCCAGGTACGCGCCGTCAGCGAAGGCGGCGACGCGCAAGGCCAGGCGCAGCTCACCGCCCGCCACGCCGCACGCGACTGGCGCGGCAACGGCGTGAGCACGGACATCGTCGAGGCCACCGCGCTGGCCGCGCTTTCCATCGTCAACCGCATCGAGCGACAGGCGCCGCCGGCGCCCGCCGCGCAACCGCAAGCCCAAGGAGTCACCGCATGACCACGCCCTTCCTCTGGCACAACGGCCACATCAAGCCGTGGACCGAAGCCACCGTCCACGTCAGCACCCACGCGCTGCACTACGGTTCCTCGGTGTTCGAGGGTGAGCGCGTGTATGCGACGCCGCAGGGCCCGGCCTATTTCCGTCTCGCCGACCACACCCGGCGGCTGTTCGAGTCGGCTCGCGTGTACGAGATCGAGATCGGCTACACCGAGGACGAGATCAACGCCGCCTGCATGGAAGTGATCCGCGCCAACCGCATGGGCTCGGCCTACGTGCGCCCAATCGTGTTCCGCGGCGCCGGCGGCCTTGGCGTGTTGCCCAAGCCCGGCGCGCCGGTGGACGTGGCCATCATGGCCATGGAATGGGGGGCGTACCTGGGCGATGCGCGCGAACACGGCGCGGACGTCTGCGTGTCGTCGTGGCAGCGCCCGGCACCGAATACCGTGCCGAGCTGGGCCAAGGCCGGCGGCAATTACCTGAGCAGCCAGCTGATCGGCCTGGAAGCGCGCCGCGGCGGCTACGCCGAAGGCATCGCGCTCGGCCACAACGGCCTGCTGAGCGAAGGCGCCGGCGAGAACGTGTTCGTGGTGAAGAACGGCAAGCTGCTGACCCCGCCGACCAGCGCGGGCATCCTGGCCGGCATCACGCGCGACACGGTGATGACCCTGGCCGAGGACTTGGGCATCAAGGTCGAGGAGCGCGACCTGCCGCGCGAAGCGCTGTACACCGCCGACGAAGTGTTCATGACCGGCACCGCTGCCGAGATCACGCCGGTGCGTTCGGTCGACCGCAAGCCCGTTGGCACCGGCCGTCCCGGTCCCGTCACCCGTGCATTGCAAGAAGCCTTCTTCGGCCTGTTCGACGGCAGCACCGACGACCGCTGGGGTTGGCTGACGCCCATAACTGGTGCGGTCATCCATGACCGCGAAGATCAAAAAGCGGCCATCCATGGCCGCACTCTTCAACAAGAGCCCGCCCAGGAGGCAGTGCTGTGACTGCACGCACTCTGTTCGAGAAGCTGTGGGACGCGCACCTGGTCGCGCCCGAAACGGCCGACACACCCGCGATCCTGTACATCGACCTGCACCTGGTACACGAAGTCACCTCGCCTCAGGCCTTCAGCGAACTGCGCGAGCGCGGCCTGAAGCTGCGCCGCCCGGACCGCACGCTGGCCACGCTGGACCACTCCACGCCCACGCTGCCGGCCGACGACAAGGGCGAGCGCCCGTACGCGAACGACGAGGCCAAGGCCCAGGTCGCGCAGCTGGAAGCCAACTGCCGCGAGTTCGGCGTCGAACTGCACGGCTGGGACAGCAGCGAGCGCGGCATCGTGCACGTGATCGGCCCCGAGCTGGGCGCCACGCAGCCGGGCATGACCATCGTCTGCGGCGACAGCCACACCTCGACGCATGGCGCGTTCGGCGCACTGGCTTTCGGCATCGGCACCACCGAGGTGGGCCACGTGATGGCCACGCAATGCCTGCTGCAGCGCAAGGCCAAGACGCTGGCGATCCACGTCGACGGCCAGCTGCCGAAGGGTGTGGGCGCGAAGGACCTGATCCTGCACATTATCGGCCAGATCGGCGTCGACGGCGGCACCGGCCACGTCATCGAGTACCGCGGCGAAGCCATCGAAGCGATGTCGATGGAAGAGCGCATGACGGTGTGCAACATGTCCATCGAAGCCGGTGCGCGCGCCGGCCTGATCGCTCCCGACGACACCACCTTCGCCTGGCTGAAGGGCCGTCCGCGCGTGCCGCAGGGCGCCGCCTGGGACGCCGCCGTGGCGACGTGGAAGGCACTGCGCACCGACGAGGGCGCACGCTACGACCGCGAAGTGCGCGTCGACGCGAGCAAGGTGAAGCCCACGGTCACCTACGGCACCCATCCGGGCATGGCCATCGCCATGGACGCGCCGGTGCCGGCCGCGCGCACCGCGCAGGAAACCCGCGCGCTTGAGTACATGCACGCGCAACCCGGCAAGCCGATGCAGGGTACGCCGGTGGACGTGGTGTTCATCGGCAGCTGTACCAATTCGCGCTTGTCCGACCTGCGCGAGGCGGCCGAGATCCTGCGCGGCCGCCGCGTCGCCGAGGGCGTGCGCATGCTGGTGGTGCCCGGCTCCGAAGCGGTGCGCCGCGATGCGGAGCGCGAAGGCCTGCATCACGTGTTCACCGCGGCCGGCGCCGAGTGGCGCGTGCCGGGCTGCTCGATGTGCATCGCCATGAACGGCGACCTGGCGCAGCCGGGCCAGCTGGTGGTGAGCACCTCCAACCGCAACTTCGAAGGCCGCCAGGGCAAGGGCGCGCGCACCGTGCTGGCCAGCCCGGCCACCGCCGCCGCATCCGCCGTGGCCGGCACCATCGCCGATCCGCGCGAGTACGTGAACGAGGCCGCCGCCGCATGAAACCGATCACCCGCATCCATTCCCGCACCGCGGTCCTCGCCGACGAGAACATCGATACCGACCGCATCATTCCCGCGCGTTTCCTCACCACCACCGAGCGCGCCGGCCTGGGCAAGCTGTGCTTTCACGACTGGCGCTACCTGCCCGACGGCAGCGACAACCCGGCGTTCCCGCTGAACCAGCCGCAGGCCAAGGGCTGCTCGATCCTGGTCGCCGGCCGCAACTTCGGTTGCGGCTCGTCGCGCGAACACGCGCCGTGGGCATTGCTCGACTACGGCATCCAGGCCGTGCTGTGCAGCGAGATCGCGGACATCTTCCGCAACAACGCGCTGAAGAACGGCCTGCTGGCCATCGTGGTGTCCGACGCCGAGCACCGCTGGCTGCTCGCGCATCCCGGCACCGAGCTGACCATCGACGTGCAAGAGCAGTACATCGCCCTGCCCGACGGCGGCCGCATCCGCTTCCAGCTCGAACCCTTTGCCCGCCACTGCCTGCTCAACGGCGTCGACCAGCTGGGCTACCTGCTGCAGCACGCCGACGCCATCACCCGTTACGAACAGCAACTGGAGCACGCCGCATGAAAGCCCGCATCGTCACCCTGCCCGGCGACGGCGTCGGCCCGGAAGTCACCGCCGCCGCCGTGGCCGTGCTGGACGCCGTCGCCGCCCATTACGACCACAGCTTCGAATACGAGGAACACCTGATCGGCGGCTGCGCCATCGACGCCACCGGCGAACCGCTGCCGGCCGCCGCGCTGGCGGCATGCCAGTCGGCCGACGCAGTGCTGCTCGGCGCGGTGGGTGGACCGAAATGGTCCGATCCGTCCGCGCCGGTGCGCCCCGAGCAGGGCCTGCTGGCGCTGCGCGCGGCGCTGGGCGTGTACGCCAACCTGCGCCCGCTGCAGGTGCATCCGGCGCTGGCCCAGCTGTCGCCGCTGAAGAACGACAAGCTGCGCAACGTCGACGTGCTGTTCGTGCGCGAGCTGACCGGCGGCGCCTACTTCGGCGCGAAGACCCGCACCGCCGACACGGCCACTGACGAGTGCAAATACACCGTGGCCGAAGTCGAGCGCGTCGTGCGCCGCGCCTTCGAGCTGGCGCGCGGCCGCCGCCACAAGGTCACTTCGGTGGACAAGGCCAACGTGCTGGAGACCTCGCGCCTGTGGCGCAGCACCGTGCAGCGCATCGCCGCCGAGTACCCGGACGTCAAGCTGGAACACCAGCTGGTCGACTCGATGGCGATGCTGTTGCTGACGCAGCCGTCGAACTACGACGTCGTCGTTACCGAGAACCTGTTCGGCGACATCCTCACCGACGAGGCGGCTGCGCTGGCCGGCTCGCTGGGTTTGCTGCCGTCCGCCTCGCTGGGCGAAGGCGCGCGCGGCCTGTACGAACCGATCCATGGTTCCGCGCCCGACATCGCCGGCAAGGGCGTCGCCAATCCGGTCGGCGCGATCCTGTCGGCGGCGATGCTGCTGCGCCATTCGCTGGGCCTGGAGGAAGAGGCCGGTGCGGTGGAAGCGGCGATCGAGCACGTGCTGGAGCACGGCCCGCGCAGCCGCGACATCGGCGGCGACGCCGGCACCGCAGCGATCCGCGAAGCGGTGGTGGCGGCGCTGGACGAGCACGTCGCCAACTCAGAGGCCTTTTTCAGCGGTGCCCGCGCGTGCGGCTGAGCCATGCCCCCATGGTTCAGGCCCGCGCGGCCTCCGTGCCGTCTGCTTCTCCCTGCGCGCAGCGGGATATGAGGGCGCCGCTCACTCCGCCCCGGGTGACCGCCACTCCCCGCGCCCTGTCCCGCGTGCCCCTGCGCGCAGGGGGAGCACCTTCTTTCGCCATCGAGAGTTTCAATGCGCAGTGACCTCATCAAGACCGGCGCCGACCGCGCCCCCGCGCGCGCCATGCTGCGCGCCACCGGCCTGGACGACGGCGCCATCGCCAAGCCGCTGGTCGCCGTGGTGCATACCTGGTCCAACGTCAGCCCCTGCAACCTCAACCTGCGCGAGCTGGCCGAGCACGTGGCCGAAGGCATCCGCGCCGCCGGCGGCACGCCGGTCGAGTTCAACACCATCGCCGTCACCGACGGCATCGCCATGGGCACGCCGGGCATGCGCGCCTCGCTGATCAGCCGCGAGGTGATCACCGATTCGATCGAACTGGCGGTGGACGGCCACTGCCTCGACGCCATGGTG
It contains:
- a CDS encoding homoserine dehydrogenase; translation: MLAVGLIGPGRVGSALLTQLRAAQARLAEAGLELKLRGVAASRRMWLDCDDPDLNYRCDRAQIWRPTDLRQFARHVLGDDGRHAMLIDCSANDEVASHYPHWLAEGVHVVTPNKLAGSGPLERWQAIRAACGTGSRFRYEATVCAGLPVVQTLRDLLDTGDELLAVDGMFSGTLAWLCNRHDGNRPFSALVREAHALGYTEPDPRDDLSGLDVARKLVILAREAGWALSLDDVEVQSLVPAHLAALDAETFMDHLDELDAPMAAQLACARAEGGVLRHVASLDRDGRASVKLAVLPASHPFAHTRLTDNVVQFTTRRYHDNPLLVQGPGAGPEVTAAGVFGDLLRIAESLEARA
- a CDS encoding homoserine kinase, which translates into the protein MNAQLALEPMARSPRRALSAHALSPASVGNVGVGFDILGHSVAGAGDRAEVRRIDEPVVRIAAIKGCVEDLPLDAAKNTAGMALMALRKALGLRHGFELVLHKGIALGSGMGGSASSCVAALVAANALLERPLLAESLYGFALEGEAVASGGRHGDNVGPMLLGGLVLATRDRLVRVPVPDAWHCALVHPHMVLETRKARAALAGAYELKEFVAQSANLSLVLAGCWRGDAALVREGLSDVLVEPRRAPLIPGFARVKQAAMDHRALGASISGAGPSVFGWFERREEAQAAAAAMAAAFADAGMASDVLVSPINGPAAALVPAEQDA
- the thrC gene encoding threonine synthase, with product MSEPLLYRSTRGLAPGAGIGEAIAAGLAPDGGLYVPEALPRLDPADFDPRGSLADTATRLLRPFFVGHALAAELPAICAEAFAFDAPLRPLGQHPGVAVLELFHGPSAAFKDFGARFLASCFRRLRKPDEPPLTILVATSGDTGAAVAAAFHRQPGVEVVILYPDGLVSPRQAHQLGCFGDNVRALRVAGRFDDCQRMVKAALNDAGLQARRPLSSANSISLGRLLPQMAYYAHASLQWQREHGRPLNFVVPTGNLGNALACVWVREMGLPVGEIELACNANQTLPDYFGGAAYAARPAVATLANAMDVGAPSNFERLRWTFPYDADLRQQLSSHSVDDATICATVLRHATRGEVFCPHTATAMHRFEQRDRQADWAVVATAHPAKFESVIEPLIGRTVPVPPALAAMLDRPAQAEPLEATDAALKAWLLGEGAEVCGPEQARRLG
- a CDS encoding 2-isopropylmalate synthase, whose amino-acid sequence is MNHETQQSNDSSEDGVVADDRVRIFDTTLRDGEQAPGFGMDRRAKLRMAHALEALGVDVMEAGFPQASPDDFAAVAEIAKAVRHATVCALARCQAADIDTAGRALEAANHSRIHVFLSTSPLHREHKLGMSKQQVIDTAIAAVERAKALCHEVEFSAEDAMRTEPDYLAEVFSAAIAAGATTVNAPDTVGYVTPAEIAERFAYLRKHVKGAERVVFSSHCHDDLGMAVANSLAAVSAGARQVECTINGIGERAGNASLEEVVMALRVRGPYFGVDTRIDARRLFHTSRLLTQLTGQAVPRNKAIVGDNAFAHESGIHQHGMLKHRGTYEIMRPQDVGMGETKLVLGKHSGRHALRSRLQSLGHSPDEAAMEGIFARFKTLADKKREIHDEDLEALALGHDPDATGPWRLVQLNTASHLGGSASASVRLAHEDGRDIGEAAIGDGPVDAVLRAIERATGTDLELTQFQVRAVSEGGDAQGQAQLTARHAARDWRGNGVSTDIVEATALAALSIVNRIERQAPPAPAAQPQAQGVTA
- a CDS encoding branched-chain amino acid transaminase; the encoded protein is MTTPFLWHNGHIKPWTEATVHVSTHALHYGSSVFEGERVYATPQGPAYFRLADHTRRLFESARVYEIEIGYTEDEINAACMEVIRANRMGSAYVRPIVFRGAGGLGVLPKPGAPVDVAIMAMEWGAYLGDAREHGADVCVSSWQRPAPNTVPSWAKAGGNYLSSQLIGLEARRGGYAEGIALGHNGLLSEGAGENVFVVKNGKLLTPPTSAGILAGITRDTVMTLAEDLGIKVEERDLPREALYTADEVFMTGTAAEITPVRSVDRKPVGTGRPGPVTRALQEAFFGLFDGSTDDRWGWLTPITGAVIHDREDQKAAIHGRTLQQEPAQEAVL
- the leuC gene encoding 3-isopropylmalate dehydratase large subunit, whose amino-acid sequence is MTARTLFEKLWDAHLVAPETADTPAILYIDLHLVHEVTSPQAFSELRERGLKLRRPDRTLATLDHSTPTLPADDKGERPYANDEAKAQVAQLEANCREFGVELHGWDSSERGIVHVIGPELGATQPGMTIVCGDSHTSTHGAFGALAFGIGTTEVGHVMATQCLLQRKAKTLAIHVDGQLPKGVGAKDLILHIIGQIGVDGGTGHVIEYRGEAIEAMSMEERMTVCNMSIEAGARAGLIAPDDTTFAWLKGRPRVPQGAAWDAAVATWKALRTDEGARYDREVRVDASKVKPTVTYGTHPGMAIAMDAPVPAARTAQETRALEYMHAQPGKPMQGTPVDVVFIGSCTNSRLSDLREAAEILRGRRVAEGVRMLVVPGSEAVRRDAEREGLHHVFTAAGAEWRVPGCSMCIAMNGDLAQPGQLVVSTSNRNFEGRQGKGARTVLASPATAAASAVAGTIADPREYVNEAAAA
- the leuD gene encoding 3-isopropylmalate dehydratase small subunit, coding for MKPITRIHSRTAVLADENIDTDRIIPARFLTTTERAGLGKLCFHDWRYLPDGSDNPAFPLNQPQAKGCSILVAGRNFGCGSSREHAPWALLDYGIQAVLCSEIADIFRNNALKNGLLAIVVSDAEHRWLLAHPGTELTIDVQEQYIALPDGGRIRFQLEPFARHCLLNGVDQLGYLLQHADAITRYEQQLEHAA
- the leuB gene encoding 3-isopropylmalate dehydrogenase yields the protein MKARIVTLPGDGVGPEVTAAAVAVLDAVAAHYDHSFEYEEHLIGGCAIDATGEPLPAAALAACQSADAVLLGAVGGPKWSDPSAPVRPEQGLLALRAALGVYANLRPLQVHPALAQLSPLKNDKLRNVDVLFVRELTGGAYFGAKTRTADTATDECKYTVAEVERVVRRAFELARGRRHKVTSVDKANVLETSRLWRSTVQRIAAEYPDVKLEHQLVDSMAMLLLTQPSNYDVVVTENLFGDILTDEAAALAGSLGLLPSASLGEGARGLYEPIHGSAPDIAGKGVANPVGAILSAAMLLRHSLGLEEEAGAVEAAIEHVLEHGPRSRDIGGDAGTAAIREAVVAALDEHVANSEAFFSGARACG